In a genomic window of Procambarus clarkii isolate CNS0578487 chromosome 12, FALCON_Pclarkii_2.0, whole genome shotgun sequence:
- the LOC138363918 gene encoding zinc finger protein 271-like: MANNTHSRIHTGEKPYHCSECQKDFSVKSNLITHMRIHTGENAYHCSVCQKNFTRKSNLITHMRIHTGEKPYHCSECQKDFSLKSNLITHMRIHTGEKPYHCSVCQKDFSHKLSLIKHMRIHAGEKTYHCSVCQKDFSHKLSLIKHMRIHTGENAYHCSVCQKNFTRKSNLITHMRIHTGKKPYHCSVCQKDFSRKSDIITHMRIHTGEKPYHCSECQKDFSLKSSLITHMRIHTGEKPYHCSVCQKNFTGKSHLITHMRIHTGEKPYHCSECQKDFSLKSNLIRHIWIHTGEKPYHCSECQKDFSLKSNLIRHIWIHTGEKPYHCSVCQKNFTRKSHLITHMRIHTGEKPYHCSECQKDFSDKLSLLIHMRIHTGEKPYHCAECQKDFSLKSYLIKHMRIHTGEKPYHCAECQKDFSLKSNLIKHMRIHTGDKPYHCAECQKDFSQKSYLIKHMRIHTGEKPYHCSMCQKDFSQHSNLIKHIRIHTA, from the coding sequence ATGGCTAATAACACACACtcaaggattcatacaggagagaaaccatatcactgttcagaatgtcaaaaagatttttcagttaaatcaaatctaataacacacatgaggattcatacaggagagaatgcatatcactgttcagtatgtcaaaaaaACTTTACTCgaaaatcaaatctaataacacacatgaggattcatacaggagagaaaccatatcactgttcagaatgtcaaaaagatttttcacttaaatcaaatctaataacacacatgaggattcatacaggagagaaaccatatcactgttcagtatgtcaaaaagacttttcacacaaattatctctaataaaacacatgaggattcatgcaGGAGAGAAaacatatcactgttcagtatgtcaaaaagacttttcacacaaattatctctaataaaacacatgaggattcatacaggagagaatgcatatcactgttcagtatgtcaaaaaaACTTTACTCgaaaatcaaatctaataacacacatgaggattcatacaggaaagaaaccatatcactgttcagtgtgtcaaaaagacttttcacgaaAATCGGatataataacacacatgaggattcatacaggagagaaaccatatcactgttcagaatgtcaaaaagatttttcacttaaatcaagtctaataacacacatgaggattcatacaggagagaaaccatatcactgttcagtatgtcaaaaaaACTTTACTGGAAAATCacatctaataacacacatgaggattcatacaggagagaaaccatatcactgttcagaatgtcaaaaagatttttcacttaaatcaaatctaataagGCACAtttggattcatacaggagagaaaccatatcactgttcagaatgtcaaaaagatttttcacttaaatcaaatctaataagGCACAtttggattcatacaggagagaaaccatatcactgttcagtatgtcaaaaaaACTTTACTCGAAAATCacatctaataacacacatgaggattcatacaggagagaaaccatatcactgttcagagtgtcaaaaagacttttcagacAAATTATCTCTACTaatacacatgaggattcatacaggagagaaaccatatcactgtgcagaatgtcaaaaagatttTTCACTTAAATCATATCTAAtaaaacacatgaggattcatacaggagagaaaccatatcactgtgcagaatgtcaaaaagatttttcacttaaatcaaatctaataaaacacatgaggattcatacaggagacaaaccatatcactgtgcagaatgtcaaaaagacttttcacaaaaatcataTCTAAtaaaacacatgaggattcatacaggagagaaaccatatcactgttcaatgtgtcaaaaagacttttcacaacaTTCAAATCTAATAAAGCACATTAGGATTCATACAGCATAA